A window of Vibrio ishigakensis contains these coding sequences:
- the mlaE gene encoding lipid asymmetry maintenance ABC transporter permease subunit MlaE: MLDKVSELGASGIRVVTGFGRSLLMLIGALCHRPQPIKNLPLLTKQLYAVGVQSLAIIVVSGLFIGMVLSLQGYVVLVDYGAEGSLGQMVALSLLRELGPVVTALLFAGRAGSALTAEIGLMKATEQLSSLEMMAVDPLKRVISPRFWAGVISMPLLTMIFVAVGIWGGQLVGVDWKGIDHGSFWSAMQSSVEFGRDIGNCLIKAFVFAITVTWVALFNGYDATPTSEGISQATTRTVVHSSLAVLGLDFVLTALLFGN, encoded by the coding sequence ATGCTGGATAAGGTAAGTGAGCTTGGTGCTAGTGGCATTCGAGTAGTGACCGGCTTTGGTCGTTCGCTACTTATGCTGATTGGTGCCCTGTGTCATCGCCCACAACCTATCAAAAACCTTCCACTGCTAACCAAGCAATTGTATGCCGTTGGCGTGCAGTCATTGGCAATTATAGTGGTTTCGGGGCTGTTTATTGGCATGGTACTTAGCCTGCAAGGTTATGTGGTGCTGGTGGACTACGGTGCAGAGGGTAGTCTCGGGCAGATGGTAGCGCTATCGCTGCTGCGTGAACTTGGCCCTGTGGTGACAGCACTTTTGTTTGCTGGTCGCGCGGGTTCGGCTTTGACTGCAGAGATTGGCTTAATGAAAGCGACTGAGCAGTTGTCTAGTCTTGAAATGATGGCTGTAGACCCGCTAAAGCGCGTAATAAGTCCGCGCTTTTGGGCCGGAGTTATCAGTATGCCTCTCCTAACCATGATCTTTGTGGCGGTAGGTATCTGGGGTGGTCAGTTAGTTGGAGTAGATTGGAAGGGGATCGATCACGGCAGTTTTTGGTCTGCAATGCAGTCCTCGGTTGAATTCGGACGCGATATTGGCAATTGTCTGATAAAGGCGTTTGTATTTGCGATTACAGTTACTTGGGTGGCGCTATTCAATGGATATGATGCAACGCCAACCTCTGAAGGGATCAGTCAGGCGACAACGCGCACCGTGGTGCATTCATCACTGGCGGTGTTGGGATTAGACTTTGTGCTAACCGCGCTGTTGTTCGGGAATTAG
- the mlaF gene encoding phospholipid ABC transporter ATP-binding protein MlaF has translation MVDQGSIRINQLSFSRGERTIFDNISLTIPPGKITAIMGPSGIGKTTLLKLFGGQIEPDSGEVWFEGQQINRLSRSKLYKVRKRMSMLFQSGALFTDLNVFDNVAFPLREHTSLNESFIRSIVLLKLEAVGLRGASELMPSELSGGMTRRVALARAIALDPEVVMYDEPFVGQDPITMGVLVELIKKLNQAMGITSIVVSHDVPEVMSIADHVYLLADGKIIAEGSPEEINQMDDPRVKQFVSGEADGAVPFAYPAQSMQQELLQDAG, from the coding sequence TTGGTAGATCAAGGAAGTATTCGAATAAATCAGCTCAGTTTCTCCCGCGGAGAGCGAACGATATTCGATAACATAAGTTTAACGATTCCTCCCGGCAAGATAACCGCCATTATGGGGCCGTCGGGAATAGGTAAAACTACCTTACTTAAACTCTTTGGTGGGCAAATTGAGCCCGACAGTGGTGAGGTATGGTTTGAAGGCCAGCAGATAAATCGCCTTAGCCGCTCGAAGTTGTATAAGGTGCGAAAGCGCATGAGCATGTTGTTTCAATCTGGCGCTCTATTTACCGACCTTAATGTGTTCGACAACGTTGCCTTTCCTCTGCGCGAACATACCTCCCTCAATGAATCCTTTATCCGCAGCATAGTGCTACTAAAGCTTGAGGCCGTTGGGCTCAGGGGCGCATCCGAGCTTATGCCAAGTGAGCTCTCTGGCGGTATGACTCGTCGCGTGGCTCTAGCTCGTGCGATTGCGTTAGACCCAGAAGTGGTGATGTACGATGAGCCTTTCGTTGGACAGGACCCTATTACCATGGGTGTGTTGGTGGAGCTTATCAAGAAGCTGAATCAAGCCATGGGTATTACCTCTATCGTGGTTTCTCACGATGTCCCAGAGGTGATGAGTATTGCCGACCACGTCTACTTGCTGGCCGATGGTAAGATCATTGCTGAGGGCTCTCCCGAGGAAATCAATCAAATGGATGATCCTAGAGTGAAGCAGTTTGTATCGGGTGAGGCGGATGGTGCCGTCCCTTTCGCTTATCCTGCTCAATCTATGCAACAGGAGTTATTGCAAGATGCTGGATAA
- a CDS encoding calcium/sodium antiporter yields MLGAISFLILGLLLLVWSADRLVFGSAALARNFGISPLVIGMTILAMGSSAPEMMVSATAALDGKTDTAVGNVLGSNIANIALILGITALVKPLSVSSGVLKRELPLMIVVTLIAGAIMWNDYLGREEGILLIVLFGAFILAMLRISRKEKLKGDVLVSEQESEVPEGVDNKKAALWVVVGLVLLPISADLLVQNAVIIAKHFGMSDLVIGLTIIAIGTSLPELAASLAGVMKGEDDMAVGNIIGSNVFNILAVMGIPGLLNPSLLNEHAMGRDFWVMLGVSLLLVVMALGKSRSINRIEGGILFVLFIAYQAYLFINLAA; encoded by the coding sequence ATGTTAGGAGCGATAAGCTTTCTTATCCTAGGCCTGCTACTTCTGGTATGGAGCGCCGACAGGTTAGTATTTGGGTCAGCAGCCCTCGCGCGAAATTTTGGTATTTCTCCCCTAGTTATCGGTATGACTATCCTTGCCATGGGCTCGTCTGCACCTGAAATGATGGTGTCGGCAACTGCAGCTCTCGATGGCAAAACAGATACGGCTGTTGGTAACGTTCTAGGTTCGAACATCGCCAATATTGCGCTTATTTTGGGTATTACTGCGCTAGTTAAGCCTCTTTCAGTTAGCTCTGGCGTACTTAAGCGTGAGCTACCTCTGATGATCGTAGTTACTCTAATAGCCGGTGCTATTATGTGGAATGACTACCTAGGTCGTGAAGAAGGTATCCTTCTTATCGTTCTATTTGGTGCTTTTATCCTTGCGATGTTGCGCATTTCTCGCAAAGAGAAACTCAAGGGCGATGTATTAGTTTCAGAGCAAGAATCAGAAGTACCGGAAGGGGTGGATAACAAAAAAGCCGCTCTTTGGGTGGTTGTGGGTCTTGTTTTGCTGCCTATCTCAGCAGACCTTTTGGTTCAAAATGCGGTGATCATCGCTAAACACTTTGGCATGAGTGACCTAGTAATCGGTCTTACCATCATCGCTATTGGCACAAGTCTCCCTGAGCTTGCGGCATCCCTTGCTGGTGTGATGAAGGGTGAGGATGACATGGCGGTGGGTAACATCATTGGCTCCAACGTCTTCAATATTCTCGCTGTTATGGGTATCCCTGGCCTACTGAACCCATCTCTACTAAACGAGCATGCAATGGGTCGCGACTTCTGGGTGATGCTAGGCGTCTCTCTATTACTTGTTGTAATGGCTCTTGGAAAATCTCGAAGCATTAATCGAATCGAGGGTGGCATACTCTTTGTTCTATTTATCGCATATCAAGCCTATCTGTTTATAAATCTAGCTGCATAA